DNA from Brassica napus cultivar Da-Ae chromosome C4, Da-Ae, whole genome shotgun sequence:
ATCTTCGAGTAGTAATGTTTCATCCTTAATCCAAGATGTCTTAGACCAATTGAGTCTCGAATAGAACAGTCTAAGTTATATAATAACGAAAGGACATCTTAATATTGTTTAGAACAAGAAAAGTTGCAATATTACTACATGAAAATGTTCAGAAGtaagatatttattttctaacatATTTCAGAACTATTATTTACGAAGTTATTTTTCGCattcgagctctcacgttaaaagttaaatcggttaatattgtttatacccttaatgaataaaatatataaattagctaaaataataacgaatttgaattttttttaataatataagtggttaaaattaataataagaactatcaaaaatataaaatatattttaaaataaaaagagaattcctataaatatggttttgttatttaaaatatatattttaataaaaaaaaatcaaaaacagaaaacataaaacaaagtaTTAACGAagtaaaattcttatttttatataattgaaaagaTAATATTGAGTGATTTCTAAGACTAATTTATTACTGATGAATATAGTAtacaaagaaatttaaaaaaaattataatacataataattttcaaaagaaaacataaacaataatttatcattatcaTCTCTTAATTAATAACTAGAGATTGATTCGCGCATCCACGCATGTATTGGTTCTTACATTTTTAcacattaatatttattttttataatcagtgttatatattttagatgagttgtaatataactaattgtattcaaaagacctAGACCGAATCggataatatggttatttttggtacaaatattgGAACCCATTTcagatacatttattatttagatatttttaggttcatataCATCAGAACCATACTCATCCAGTCCCACAGAAGGACTCAACTCAAaacccacacataaatttataatatttaagttgggcctaatttcaaaacaaaaaaatgatactCGAAAAAAGCAACTTGTACCTAAATGATAGTCAATgttcatgcctaactgattttataaactaataaaaaagactcttttatgtgtttggctaaattaagtgaatttttatttattaaaataaaaagagttttttatccagtaaaataattatattgagTGAAAAgttaagtgacaataaatgtaatatatttttattattttgatttaaataattattttattcacagaaacatgtctttgaattatgtttcTGGCTACGCAATTTTCcaccgattgaaactaaaataattttttttagtaaaacaaactaaatcaAACGTTTAACAATATGCAAAATtgagttattttatatttttgattttataattggcaaaaaattaatgttgattaactaatgAATAAAAATCTGCACTATTTAGGTTAACGGGACTATTTAGGTTAACGGGTTTCTGTCCATTCGAACTACTTCGGTTTCAGGCATGACCAAATCAAAACCATTTTAATTTGGAATGAGGTAACCAATGGTCATCATGCCCAATTGACATCCATCCCTACTCTTGCCATCTCTGGATTGTGTGAGATAAAATTAAGGTCATCTTCATCGAGGGTTTATAAGATAGTctcttatagataaaaaaaatgaaaaaggaaaaaaaaaagaaaacaaaaaggaaagtaGATAAAACGTGAAATCTTATCCTAGTCTGTTAATGTGTAATGTTCAAAAATTCTTGAatcattactttatttttatattttttcaacttcTCGAGAGATGAAACTTATGAACGATGCCATTGAGGATTCCAATTAGAAATAAACTATTAGATTAATACATCTTagtgaaaaatgtatttattagAGATCAACAAAGAGGTCTACGACAATCTGGAAGCTTTTAGATAGTAAGAAGATAACTGCTTTAATATTACTTCTGAAACTCTAAGATGGTGTAGAAGTAATCGATGTAGAAAGGTCGAAAAGTAGAGAATCCAGCAGAGAGACCAAGCTCTTTATACTCTTCTTCGGTTCTATGCTTACCTTTGGTCCTATAGATTGTCATAACAAAGATGTCGCCTTCTAGCAAAGCGCGAGTACGGTGGCTATCATCGGTTTCCTTAGGCAAAACAGGCTCACACGCAACTAGTTTACCGCCAACCGGTAAAGCTTTGTAGCAATTCTTCATTATCTGCTTACATTCTTCGTCCGTCCATGTCGTTAGCACCCACTGTGCACACAAACAACACACGGTCAATTACAAGCTAACTAATTGGGATAGAGAATGCAGAGAGTCATGTTTATctactttattatttatttagatattgATCTTAATTAGTTGGaattatcataattttttttaataatttttaaattatctggctttcatataaatagattttttattcaTAGAGTTGTATTTAGTTTTTGATAGTTTaataagaaataattttttaaacgaTCTTTACAGCACGAGAAAGAATATTTCTAAATCATAAGAAGCTTTAAAGTATCCACAAGAGCATTCCCAAACCTAAAAATTTTCACTACATCATAGGCTCAAGATTTGTGTTTATTTGTGTTGTTCTATAAAAAATGATATCCTATACAGGtcctaataaaaaaaagaagatttatCAGCAAATAAATTCAATAATTGAAGTTGTATACCGATATGACTGTATGAGATATGTATACACTAAAGTCTAATATGTGTGATTCATCTCCACCAATTAAACCAACCCAAATAAACATTCCAATAAAGTGtatatacaaacaaaaatattgacaGATCTAGTACTAGTATTTAAAATATCTTCAATAAATAAAAGTGACAGTCACATGATCTATGCTTATATCAGTCAGGTCCACACAATTTGTCCGCACGGACCGCACCAACTTATGTTATGTACCTACCTAGACTAAGATTTTTCGTGAGCAGCTAGCTGTCAATAAACTCCAAAAACAATACATATGAATCAATATACGTCCAACTAACAAAAGTTTAGTATTCACGTGACAACAATGTTACCACAAACCTTCATGAAGATTGCGTCACCACTCGGAACTGATTGGAACATATCTCCACCCATGTGAGTCACTCCTAATTACTCATACACCATCAACACTAGTTACAATCAAAGAGCTAAAAATAGCATTaatctttccaaaaatagataaatcttgatgaaaataaaaccaaatatttaTTCTGACCAGGAATCTTGGGAGCTTTGGCAACAACTTCAGGCAGATCAAAGTTAATCCCTTGACGGACGTTAGGGAATTGCTTAATGATCATACGGAGACAATCTCCTGCGCTTCCTCCTACATCAACCAAATGCTCAACGTACTTAAACCCATCGTAGCCGTCCAATATGGCTTTCATGAACGGAACAGATACGCCGGACATGGCCTTCTGCATTAAACCGTTCATCTCCTCGCACTTTCCATACTGCGCATACGCAGCCTCGCCGTTTGCCTTCACGTACGGCTCAGTCTCCGGCTCCACCACCGCCGTGTGAACAAGTGGCCATGCTCGCATCAACGCCTCCTGTAAACGTCATCACTTTCGTAAAATATTAAAGAAGTAAGTTACAAAAATCAGTGTTGTAAAACACGCTAGACTTTACTAGCTAGGCAGGAGACgaattttttcttacaaataatATTGTTTATGTAGACAAAATTAATGTGTGTATATATTAGTTTtagaaaactgaaaataaaatattcttacaaTAAATGTTTAACACATGTAAATAGTTTCAAactataaaaacaaatacatttttaaaaatattaaagtaaatgaacatataaatttatatctatattGCCATTTTTAGAATAcggtaaaataataaaaaaaaaaagaatatgaaagaaataaaatatgggAAACCTGGTGGTGTTGGAGGACGTAAGCGGCGTAGGAGAGACCGTCGGAGTCGGTGACAAGCGTCTTTCCAACGTCGGTGATAGAGTATTTCCTGCCGGCGTTGGTGAGGTGTTCGGAGAAGACACCGTAGCTTGTGAGCATACGAAGTATACGCTGGAGATTCTCGGGATCGCCGCCGATGGTACCGTTTTGGTACGTGAGGTGGAGACGAGGGAGGATCTCAGCGGCTGAGACAGGAGAGTTGTCTCCGTCGTTCCAGATAGCGTCGGCGAGGCCTAGCCTCACGGCGGCGTTGAGAGACATTGGAACGCTGATCATGTTAGCGAGCTCCATGATGGCGAGACGAGCTTTGTTTCTACTCTCGGAGCTTCCGTTTTCCATATTTTTCTCTGTTTGGTACGTGAATGAGAGAGACTCCGCTAAGGTAAATGATATGGTTctgtttttttgagaaataaatgATATGGTTATATATTGCAATGGGGCAAATGGTATTGTATAGTTGTATCCTCACATGTAAATACAAATCAAAGGTTTATATGGTAATAATGGAATATAGAAGGTGTGAAACGAATAAAAGAAATATGggtaaatgaaagaaaaaaaaaggacatgataaaagaataaaaaaaggaCAGAGAAAAAACTGTAACTATTGAATTATTTGgttgaagttttgtttttatatagatTTTCTCGTTGAGATATCATAAAAATGTTAGGTATAATTTTATAGAGACAATTACTTTTAATCCAAAATGATGATAGAGGGCTTATTACTCACTTCTCAAACATGATTAGTTTCTAGAAAAGGGTATACATGTCAAGTGTATGCAAATAGTGAGATAACATCTCTGTTTGTTATCTTCGACTTCGAGACTGGGATTTTCTCACTTCTCACTGAGAAGTTCTTAGAGTACAACATAAGGGCCTAAGAGGTGCTAGCTGGATTGAGGAATTCAGAAGAATGTAGCAGAACGTTAATATAAGCCACTACTCACTAGTTAAGATTTAAGAATGGTTGATTTTACTGCTAAaccctttttttccttttccaagtggaaaaatatatatacttgcaGTTGTGGCTGAACTGTTTAGTTGGCATACCGTTTTAGAGATAATACACTCAAAAAGTTTAagaaattgtaaaattttattggaCAAATATATGATGAGGGAGGATAAGTGCACaatcataattataaaatagaagcaaattttcaacaacaaaaaaattcacATGTTTTCATATAGATTTTGCTACATAAGTTCCTTTCATGTTTTCATATAGATCTTAGGAAGCTTAATCCAAATTGAACCAACATCAATTGAGCTGTTAGCATTTAGACCCAAGACATGGAATAATTGAGTTGTTTTTACCTAACTCCAGTTTCCTATATGTTTTGTCGTTTGTGGGGCTGGTGGAATGCATGTTATTGGTACATTATTTTGGCAGCAAAAATAATGTAGTTCTTATATTTCATGACCCAAGAGGGTGATTCATATTGTTTCGGTATCATGAAACTGTTATTGTATGAGTGAGGACATGTTATTAGTATGAATTCAGTTTTGGTGAATTAGGTTAGAAACGTGATAAACAACATTCCTCTTAACATGATTTATTGATCGGAGTATCTTCTGTttaagaaaacaacaaaat
Protein-coding regions in this window:
- the LOC106389129 gene encoding nicotinate N-methyltransferase 1; amino-acid sequence: MENGSSESRNKARLAIMELANMISVPMSLNAAVRLGLADAIWNDGDNSPVSAAEILPRLHLTYQNGTIGGDPENLQRILRMLTSYGVFSEHLTNAGRKYSITDVGKTLVTDSDGLSYAAYVLQHHQEALMRAWPLVHTAVVEPETEPYVKANGEAAYAQYGKCEEMNGLMQKAMSGVSVPFMKAILDGYDGFKYVEHLVDVGGSAGDCLRMIIKQFPNVRQGINFDLPEVVAKAPKIPGVTHMGGDMFQSVPSGDAIFMKWVLTTWTDEECKQIMKNCYKALPVGGKLVACEPVLPKETDDSHRTRALLEGDIFVMTIYRTKGKHRTEEEYKELGLSAGFSTFRPFYIDYFYTILEFQK